In a genomic window of Ralstonia insidiosa:
- a CDS encoding GNAT family N-acetyltransferase → MQTDDIHLRQASLDDWSDVAALLRRCGLPAEDTQGSIDAFHVALDKGRIIGCVAGEQGGRAIVVRSAAVDPIYRDRGIASRLIETLLLRARGTGAREAYLLSTTAPSYFARWGFSLFPAEKVPAEVRASMVFRSAERTSALCMRCDLR, encoded by the coding sequence ATGCAGACCGACGACATTCATCTGCGCCAGGCTTCGCTCGACGATTGGAGCGATGTCGCTGCGCTCCTCAGGCGCTGCGGGCTGCCCGCAGAAGACACCCAGGGCAGCATCGACGCCTTTCACGTGGCCCTGGACAAGGGCCGCATCATCGGCTGCGTGGCGGGAGAGCAAGGCGGCCGCGCCATCGTGGTCCGCTCGGCGGCGGTCGACCCCATCTACCGGGACCGCGGTATCGCCAGCCGGCTGATCGAGACGCTGCTGCTACGCGCACGCGGTACCGGCGCACGTGAGGCGTATCTCTTGTCGACGACCGCGCCGTCTTACTTCGCACGCTGGGGTTTCTCGCTGTTTCCGGCGGAAAAGGTGCCGGCAGAAGTGCGCGCGTCGATGGTCTTTCGCAGCGCGGAACGCACTTCGGCGTTGTGCATGCGGTGTGACTTGCGATAG
- a CDS encoding cytochrome c biogenesis CcdA family protein → MIDLILAALAGVLTIASPCVLPVLPMVLNASSDESSALRPVAIALGFVLAFSALGVAFGALSSSLAWAQDAVRTVAILILLLSGLARLWPSAFERLLAPLGGIIDRFAGVAAGITSGTGTGLAGGFVLGMTLGVVWTPCAGPTLAAILALVAKAQDLGRAGVLLALFSAGAAIPLLVIAYGGRYVTAQVRKVSRYAQRLQQVFGAAVVVTAVAMLFQVDTLVVARLSTVLPSIHLGV, encoded by the coding sequence ATGATTGACCTCATTCTTGCCGCACTGGCCGGCGTATTGACGATTGCATCACCGTGCGTGCTGCCGGTGCTGCCCATGGTGCTGAATGCGTCCAGCGACGAGTCCAGCGCGCTGCGCCCCGTGGCGATTGCATTGGGCTTCGTGCTCGCGTTTTCTGCGCTGGGCGTGGCATTTGGCGCGCTCTCCAGCTCGCTGGCCTGGGCGCAGGACGCCGTGCGCACCGTGGCCATTTTGATTCTGCTGCTGTCAGGGCTGGCCCGCCTGTGGCCCAGCGCATTCGAGCGGCTTCTGGCACCACTGGGCGGCATCATCGATCGCTTTGCGGGGGTGGCCGCAGGTATCACATCTGGCACGGGCACGGGCCTGGCGGGCGGGTTCGTGCTGGGCATGACGCTGGGCGTGGTCTGGACACCATGCGCCGGCCCCACGCTGGCCGCCATTCTGGCGCTGGTGGCCAAGGCACAGGACCTGGGCCGCGCCGGGGTGCTGCTGGCGCTGTTCTCCGCAGGCGCCGCCATTCCGTTGCTCGTCATCGCCTATGGCGGCCGCTATGTCACCGCGCAGGTCCGCAAGGTGTCACGGTATGCGCAGCGCCTGCAGCAAGTGTTTGGCGCTGCCGTCGTTGTTACCGCCGTGGCGATGCTCTTCCAGGTCGACACGCTGGTGGTGGCGCGGTTGAGTACGGTGCTTCCGTCGATTCACCTGGGGGTGTGA
- a CDS encoding class I SAM-dependent methyltransferase: MKTMPPTDVNQAALWNGHAGHAWVASQTALDQMFQPLEDQLVEAVSTQRAQHVLDVGCGTGSTTLAIARQLGANGSCLGIDISAPMLQTARERAQREPTPARFVCADAQTYAFQPAAFDMIVSRLGVMFFDDPVAAFTNLRGAARDGAALCFIAWRGPADNPFMTAAERAAAPLLPNLPPRKPGAPGQFAFADRSRVTCTLAASGWTDIDIQPVDVACTLPERELVPYLSRLGPVGLELQEADSQTRTRVIDAMRTAFEPYVHGTEVRFTAACWIARARATRVEAAHD, from the coding sequence ATGAAGACCATGCCCCCAACCGACGTCAACCAGGCCGCCCTCTGGAACGGCCACGCCGGACACGCCTGGGTTGCCAGCCAGACGGCGCTCGACCAGATGTTCCAGCCGCTTGAAGACCAGCTTGTTGAAGCGGTGAGCACCCAGCGGGCGCAGCACGTGCTCGATGTCGGCTGCGGCACCGGCAGCACGACGCTCGCCATTGCGCGCCAGCTTGGTGCCAACGGTAGCTGCCTCGGTATCGACATCTCAGCGCCCATGCTGCAGACCGCCCGCGAGCGCGCCCAACGCGAACCGACACCCGCGCGCTTCGTCTGTGCCGACGCACAGACCTATGCCTTCCAACCTGCCGCCTTCGACATGATCGTCTCGCGCCTGGGCGTGATGTTCTTCGACGATCCGGTCGCGGCCTTCACCAACCTGCGGGGTGCCGCACGCGATGGCGCAGCGCTCTGTTTCATTGCGTGGCGCGGCCCCGCCGACAACCCGTTCATGACCGCGGCAGAACGTGCGGCAGCGCCACTGCTGCCAAACCTGCCACCGCGCAAACCCGGCGCACCTGGGCAGTTCGCCTTTGCGGACCGCAGCCGGGTGACCTGCACCCTGGCCGCCAGCGGCTGGACCGATATCGACATCCAGCCTGTCGACGTTGCATGCACCCTGCCCGAGCGAGAACTGGTGCCTTACCTCAGCCGGCTCGGCCCTGTCGGGCTGGAACTGCAAGAGGCCGACTCGCAGACGCGTACGCGTGTCATCGATGCAATGCGCACGGCGTTCGAGCCTTATGTGCACGGCACAGAAGTCCGCTTCACTGCTGCGTGCTGGATCGCCCGTGCGCGCGCCACGCGAGTGGAGGCGGCACATGACTGA
- a CDS encoding calcium:proton antiporter: MAVTSNKLPHWTIAAPILAWVVLVVGTLMTPPGWLIALMALALAGAVFAAVHHAEVVAHKVGEPFGTLVLAIAVTVIEVALIVSVMLSSGPEKAGLARDTVFAAVMIICNGIVGLCLFVGGLRHREQAFQAPGANAALAVLAALVTLTMVLPNYTSSTPGPVLTSSQLGFAGVTSLVLYGCFVIVQTIRHRDYFLVDSSDEDVHAPPPPTRVAVASAVLLMVSLVAVVGLAKVLSPFVEAAILNAGAPAATVGIVIAALVLLPEGLAAARAANADRIQTSLNLALGSALASIGLTIPTVAAVFIWIGRPLELGLGPKEMVLLFLTLIVSALTLGKGRTTILQGVVHLAIFAAYLFLSIVP; the protein is encoded by the coding sequence ATGGCCGTCACCTCCAACAAGCTGCCGCATTGGACCATCGCCGCCCCGATACTCGCGTGGGTGGTGCTGGTGGTTGGCACGCTCATGACACCCCCCGGCTGGTTGATCGCGCTGATGGCACTGGCACTGGCCGGTGCCGTCTTTGCCGCCGTGCACCATGCCGAAGTAGTCGCGCACAAGGTGGGCGAACCGTTCGGCACCCTGGTGCTGGCCATTGCCGTGACCGTGATCGAGGTGGCGCTGATCGTGTCGGTCATGTTGTCATCCGGGCCCGAGAAAGCCGGACTGGCGCGCGATACGGTATTCGCGGCGGTCATGATCATCTGCAACGGCATCGTCGGCCTGTGCCTGTTCGTAGGCGGCCTGCGGCACCGCGAGCAAGCATTCCAGGCACCGGGCGCCAACGCCGCGCTGGCCGTGCTGGCCGCGCTGGTCACGTTGACCATGGTGCTGCCCAACTACACCAGCTCCACACCCGGCCCGGTCCTGACCTCTTCGCAGCTCGGCTTTGCCGGTGTGACATCGCTGGTGCTGTACGGCTGCTTCGTGATCGTGCAGACCATCCGCCACCGCGATTACTTCCTGGTCGACAGCTCAGACGAAGACGTGCACGCCCCACCCCCGCCGACCCGTGTGGCCGTAGCCAGCGCCGTACTGCTGATGGTGTCCCTGGTGGCGGTGGTGGGCTTGGCCAAGGTGCTGTCCCCCTTCGTGGAAGCGGCCATTCTGAACGCGGGCGCACCGGCGGCAACGGTGGGGATCGTCATTGCCGCGCTGGTGCTGCTGCCCGAAGGGCTGGCTGCCGCACGCGCCGCCAACGCCGACCGCATCCAGACCAGCCTGAACCTCGCGCTGGGCTCGGCACTGGCCAGTATCGGGCTGACCATCCCCACGGTGGCCGCCGTGTTCATCTGGATTGGCCGGCCGCTGGAACTGGGCCTGGGGCCGAAAGAGATGGTCTTGCTGTTCCTGACCCTGATCGTGTCAGCGCTCACGCTGGGCAAGGGCCGCACGACGATCCTGCAGGGCGTGGTTCACCTCGCAATCTTTGCGGCCTACCTGTTCCTCTCGATCGTGCCCTGA
- a CDS encoding response regulator: MSQPDHILIVDDDREIRELVGTYLERNEMRVTLAANGREMRAALDKGSVDLIVLDLMLPGEDGLALCRDLRAGPRKNLPILMLTARNEEADRILGLEMGADDYLVKPFAARELLARVRSVLRRTRMLPPNLQITEAATLLAFGDWRLDTTTRHLLDAQDVVVALSGAEYKLLRVFLDHPQRVLSRDQLLNLTQGRDAELFERSIDLMVSRLRQRLGDDAREPKYIKTVRNGGYVFASTVEIREERA; encoded by the coding sequence ATGAGCCAGCCCGATCACATCCTCATCGTTGATGACGACCGCGAGATCCGCGAGCTGGTGGGCACCTACCTGGAACGCAACGAGATGCGCGTGACGCTGGCGGCCAATGGGCGCGAGATGCGCGCCGCGCTCGACAAGGGCTCGGTCGACCTCATCGTGCTCGACCTCATGCTGCCCGGTGAAGATGGCCTGGCGTTGTGCCGTGACCTGCGTGCCGGCCCGCGCAAGAACCTGCCGATCCTCATGCTGACCGCCCGCAACGAAGAGGCCGACCGCATTCTCGGCCTGGAAATGGGCGCCGACGACTACCTCGTGAAGCCGTTTGCCGCGCGTGAACTGTTGGCCCGCGTGCGTTCCGTGCTGCGCCGCACGCGCATGTTGCCGCCCAACCTGCAGATCACCGAGGCGGCTACGCTGCTGGCCTTTGGCGACTGGCGGCTCGATACCACGACGCGGCACCTGCTGGATGCCCAGGACGTGGTCGTTGCCCTGAGCGGCGCGGAGTACAAGCTGCTGCGCGTGTTTCTCGACCACCCGCAGCGCGTGCTCAGCCGTGACCAACTGCTCAACCTCACGCAAGGCCGTGACGCCGAGCTGTTCGAGCGCTCCATCGACCTGATGGTGAGCCGCCTGCGGCAACGCCTGGGCGACGACGCGCGCGAGCCCAAGTACATCAAGACCGTGCGCAATGGCGGATACGTGTTTGCCTCGACGGTGGAGATTCGCGAGGAGCGCGCATGA
- a CDS encoding LysR family transcriptional regulator has product MTRQFDDLQLGSIELFCLAAELGSFTAAAVAAGVTPPAVSRTVFRLEERLGVRLFVRTTRQIRLTEEGRIYFEQSRRALAQLVEAERQISGQRAAPSGLLRISLPTPYAHYRVLPILPAFRAQYPDVEVDVHISNRNVDFADDTYDLSVRGRAPDDSNLIARKLEDAEMVVVAAPDYLRRAGTPRTPEDLQQHECIQFDVPSSGRKLPWVFQVNGEETDLLTSGTYGTSEDALGGATLARAGAGLFQTYRFVVEQDLRDGTLVEVLQDYGGSTRPFVLLYPSARHVTRRVRVFVDFLVEKCSP; this is encoded by the coding sequence ATGACGCGACAGTTCGATGATCTCCAGCTCGGCAGCATCGAGCTGTTCTGCCTGGCGGCAGAGCTTGGCAGTTTTACGGCCGCCGCAGTCGCTGCAGGCGTGACACCGCCGGCGGTCAGCCGCACCGTGTTCCGGTTGGAGGAGCGATTGGGTGTGCGCCTGTTCGTGCGCACCACGCGGCAGATCCGGTTGACTGAAGAGGGCCGGATCTACTTCGAGCAGAGCCGCCGCGCATTGGCGCAATTGGTGGAAGCGGAACGGCAGATCAGCGGCCAGCGCGCAGCGCCCTCGGGCTTGCTGCGGATCAGCTTGCCGACGCCCTATGCGCACTATCGCGTGCTGCCCATCCTGCCCGCGTTCCGGGCGCAATACCCGGATGTCGAAGTCGACGTGCACATCAGCAACCGCAATGTCGATTTTGCAGATGACACGTATGACCTGTCCGTGCGCGGACGCGCACCGGATGACTCCAACCTCATCGCCCGCAAGCTGGAAGATGCCGAGATGGTGGTGGTGGCCGCGCCCGACTATCTACGCCGCGCCGGCACGCCACGCACGCCGGAAGACCTGCAGCAGCACGAATGCATTCAGTTTGACGTGCCCAGCAGTGGCCGTAAGCTGCCATGGGTGTTCCAGGTCAACGGTGAAGAGACGGATCTGCTGACGTCGGGCACCTATGGCACGTCGGAAGACGCGCTCGGCGGCGCCACGTTGGCGCGCGCCGGGGCAGGCTTGTTTCAGACGTACCGCTTTGTGGTCGAGCAGGATTTGCGCGACGGCACGCTGGTCGAGGTGTTGCAGGACTACGGCGGCAGTACGCGGCCGTTCGTCCTGCTATACCCGTCGGCCCGGCACGTGACGCGCCGGGTGCGGGTGTTCGTCGACTTCCTGGTGGAGAAGTGCTCCCCCTGA
- a CDS encoding D-2-hydroxyacid dehydrogenase family protein has product MHITILDDWFDTLRRLPCYALLEGHEVTVWTDHVEDTDVLAQRLADTDALVLIRERTTIRRELIARLPRLCLISQRSVYPHIDIHACTEHGVLVCSDLHAGTPSYAAAELTWALVLAAMRQLPQQVESMRQGRWQCGVGHTLRGKTFGIFGYGRIGREVAGYARAFGMRVLVWARPESLERARQDGYETAASKAEFFSTCDVVSLHMRLVDATRSIVTAADLAAMKRGSLLVNTSRAGLIEPNALVPALQAGHPGMAALDVFEQEPLTDTTHPLLTMPNVVCTPHIGYVTYEEWDLQFTDVFRQILAYEAGAPVNMINPQVLTR; this is encoded by the coding sequence ATGCACATCACCATCCTCGACGACTGGTTCGACACCCTCCGCCGGCTGCCTTGCTATGCCCTGCTAGAAGGTCACGAGGTGACCGTCTGGACCGATCATGTGGAGGACACCGATGTGCTTGCACAACGGTTGGCCGACACCGACGCCCTGGTCCTGATTCGCGAGCGCACGACCATCCGCCGTGAGTTGATTGCGCGCTTGCCCAGGCTCTGCCTCATCAGCCAGCGCAGCGTCTACCCGCATATCGATATCCATGCCTGTACCGAGCATGGTGTGCTCGTCTGCTCCGACCTGCATGCCGGCACGCCGTCGTACGCCGCAGCCGAGCTGACCTGGGCGCTGGTGCTGGCCGCCATGCGGCAGTTGCCGCAGCAGGTGGAGTCGATGCGGCAGGGGCGCTGGCAGTGTGGTGTCGGTCATACCTTGCGTGGCAAGACGTTCGGCATTTTTGGCTATGGGCGCATTGGCCGGGAGGTGGCAGGGTATGCGCGCGCCTTCGGGATGCGCGTGCTGGTCTGGGCGCGCCCGGAATCGTTGGAGCGTGCGCGTCAGGATGGCTACGAGACGGCTGCCTCGAAGGCGGAGTTCTTCTCGACCTGTGACGTTGTCTCGCTGCACATGCGGCTGGTGGATGCCACCCGCAGTATCGTGACCGCCGCGGATCTGGCAGCCATGAAGCGCGGGTCTCTGCTGGTCAATACCAGCCGTGCCGGTCTGATTGAACCCAACGCCCTGGTGCCTGCACTGCAAGCGGGACACCCGGGCATGGCGGCGCTCGATGTCTTCGAGCAGGAGCCGCTGACCGACACCACGCATCCGCTGCTGACAATGCCCAACGTCGTGTGCACACCGCACATCGGCTATGTCACCTACGAAGAGTGGGACTTGCAGTTCACCGACGTCTTCCGGCAGATCCTCGCGTACGAGGCCGGCGCCCCGGTGAACATGATCAATCCGCAGGTGCTGACGCGCTAA
- a CDS encoding DUF2938 domain-containing protein encodes MTETTRTLLCALLIGTGATVVMDIWAIIRQRMLGVPPLDYRLVGRWLGHLLQGRVRHHPISGSAPIAGEHVIGWTAHYIIGIAFAGVLLAGWGLDWVCHPTIGPALIVGIGSVAAPFFVMQPAMGAGIAASRTPRPAAARLHSLVTHTVFGLGLYATALVISVAMRVC; translated from the coding sequence ATGACTGAAACCACACGCACACTGCTCTGCGCGCTGCTGATCGGCACCGGAGCCACGGTCGTCATGGACATCTGGGCCATCATCCGGCAACGGATGCTTGGTGTGCCGCCGTTGGACTATCGCCTGGTCGGGCGTTGGCTTGGCCATCTGCTCCAGGGGCGCGTCCGACACCATCCCATCAGCGGTTCAGCACCCATCGCGGGCGAACACGTGATCGGCTGGACGGCGCACTACATCATCGGCATCGCCTTCGCGGGCGTGCTGCTGGCGGGTTGGGGGCTCGACTGGGTGTGTCATCCAACGATCGGCCCTGCGCTCATCGTCGGTATCGGCAGCGTGGCGGCGCCCTTCTTCGTGATGCAGCCTGCCATGGGTGCCGGCATTGCCGCCAGCCGCACGCCACGCCCGGCGGCGGCGCGGCTGCACAGCTTGGTGACGCACACGGTGTTCGGTCTGGGGTTGTATGCGACGGCGTTGGTGATCAGCGTGGCGATGCGTGTCTGCTAA
- a CDS encoding RidA family protein: MTIEERLAARGLVLPPPPQPLGSYAAVSQAGDLLFVSGQLPLANGKVVWQGQVGKDLTLEDGQRAAELAALNVLAQIHAHLGSFERLDHIVRVEGHVTSAPGWLQQPAVVDGASDFFADVLAEKAGHARMVISHFQQPANAAVILLVIAQVKPA, translated from the coding sequence ATGACCATCGAAGAACGCCTTGCCGCACGCGGCCTCGTGCTGCCCCCTCCCCCGCAGCCGCTGGGCAGCTATGCCGCTGTCAGTCAGGCGGGTGATCTACTGTTCGTGTCAGGGCAGTTGCCGCTGGCCAACGGCAAGGTGGTCTGGCAAGGCCAGGTCGGCAAGGACCTGACCCTGGAAGATGGCCAGCGTGCCGCAGAACTTGCTGCGCTCAACGTGCTCGCGCAAATCCACGCGCATCTGGGTAGCTTCGAGCGGTTGGACCACATTGTCCGTGTCGAGGGACATGTCACCAGTGCACCCGGCTGGCTGCAGCAGCCTGCGGTGGTGGATGGCGCATCGGACTTCTTCGCGGATGTGCTGGCCGAGAAGGCCGGGCATGCGCGCATGGTGATCTCGCACTTCCAGCAGCCGGCCAACGCCGCCGTCATCCTGCTCGTGATCGCACAGGTCAAACCCGCCTGA
- a CDS encoding helix-turn-helix domain-containing protein, protein MSTLDIAEVTQHAGVPASTLRYYEEKGLIVSTGRRGLRRQFHADVLERLALIALGRAAGFSLDEIAHMFAPGGQLEVDRPMLAAKADELDRTIRRLTAMRDGLRHAAVCPAPSHMECPTFQRIVRAATSGAIALTATPGPLTRRQRAR, encoded by the coding sequence GTGAGCACACTGGACATTGCCGAGGTGACGCAGCACGCGGGTGTGCCCGCATCAACGCTGCGGTATTACGAAGAAAAAGGGCTGATTGTCTCGACCGGCCGACGCGGGTTGCGACGCCAGTTCCACGCCGATGTACTGGAACGCCTGGCACTGATTGCGCTGGGGCGTGCGGCGGGCTTCTCGCTCGACGAGATCGCCCACATGTTCGCGCCCGGCGGGCAGTTGGAGGTCGACCGGCCGATGCTGGCCGCCAAGGCCGACGAGCTGGACCGGACGATCCGCCGGCTCACTGCCATGCGCGACGGCTTGCGGCACGCGGCGGTCTGCCCCGCGCCAAGCCACATGGAGTGCCCGACGTTTCAGCGGATCGTGCGGGCGGCCACGTCGGGCGCAATCGCACTGACCGCAACCCCGGGGCCGCTTACCCGGCGCCAACGGGCGCGCTAG
- a CDS encoding sensor histidine kinase has translation MTALRTLRLWPRTLFARLMVILLVGLALAQGLAFSLVLHERADAADRLMLGNLETDVASSVAMLDMLPAAKRALWADRLSRRTYRYELDAGIRSDTPPRDALSREAAATIGRALEGRYNVTANAVPGGGNQYQVHLTLSDGSPLTIDVHPNPMGLSTWLPVLLVVQLVLLGGCAWLAVRLVTRPLKQLATAAESLGPDLKSEVIPEHGPVEVAHAAAAFNAMQQRIAGYLAERVQILAAISHDLQTPITRMRLRLDLMDPSETQERLVQDLRAMEHLVREGVTYARTLHGSAEAPARVDIDALLDSLSYDYRDGGTPIMVEGKVGAPVETRPQALRRILTNLIDNAIKFGGDAEVTVSRESGSLAIAVLDRGPGIPEAELERVMRPFYRLETSRNRGTGGTGLGLAIAQQLAQAMGGRLALANRQGGGLQATLTLPA, from the coding sequence ATGACGGCTTTGCGTACCCTACGTCTATGGCCCCGCACCTTGTTTGCGCGCCTGATGGTCATCCTGCTGGTGGGGTTGGCTCTGGCGCAGGGGCTGGCCTTCAGCCTTGTGCTGCACGAGCGCGCCGATGCGGCAGACCGGCTGATGCTCGGCAACCTGGAAACCGACGTGGCCAGCTCCGTCGCCATGCTCGACATGCTGCCCGCGGCCAAGCGCGCGCTTTGGGCTGACCGCTTGAGCCGGCGCACCTATCGCTACGAACTCGACGCCGGCATCCGCAGCGACACGCCGCCGCGCGATGCCCTGTCCCGCGAGGCGGCGGCCACCATCGGTCGCGCGCTGGAGGGGCGGTACAACGTCACCGCCAACGCGGTGCCCGGTGGCGGCAATCAGTACCAGGTGCACCTGACACTCAGCGACGGCAGCCCACTCACCATCGACGTGCATCCGAATCCCATGGGGCTGTCGACCTGGCTGCCGGTGCTGCTGGTTGTGCAGCTTGTGTTGCTGGGCGGATGCGCGTGGCTGGCCGTGCGCCTGGTCACCCGCCCGCTCAAGCAGTTGGCCACCGCCGCAGAAAGCCTCGGTCCCGATCTCAAGAGCGAGGTGATTCCCGAACACGGCCCTGTGGAGGTAGCGCACGCAGCGGCGGCCTTCAACGCCATGCAGCAGCGCATTGCTGGCTATCTGGCCGAGCGCGTGCAGATCCTGGCGGCGATCTCGCATGACCTGCAGACGCCCATCACCCGCATGCGCCTGCGGCTGGATCTGATGGACCCTTCTGAAACGCAGGAGCGACTGGTGCAGGATCTGCGCGCGATGGAGCATCTCGTGCGCGAAGGCGTGACCTACGCCCGCACGCTGCACGGCAGTGCCGAAGCCCCCGCCCGTGTGGACATCGACGCGTTGCTCGACAGCCTGAGCTACGACTACCGGGACGGCGGCACACCCATCATGGTGGAAGGCAAGGTCGGGGCGCCCGTTGAAACCCGGCCGCAGGCGCTGCGGCGCATCCTGACCAACCTGATCGACAACGCCATCAAGTTTGGCGGTGATGCGGAGGTGACGGTGTCGCGCGAGTCCGGCAGCCTCGCCATTGCCGTGCTGGACCGGGGCCCAGGCATTCCCGAGGCGGAACTGGAGCGGGTAATGCGGCCGTTCTACCGGCTGGAGACGTCACGCAACCGGGGGACGGGCGGTACGGGTCTGGGCTTGGCGATTGCGCAGCAGTTGGCGCAGGCCATGGGTGGACGTCTGGCGCTGGCCAACCGTCAAGGGGGCGGGCTGCAGGCAACGCTGACGTTGCCTGCGTGA
- a CDS encoding SDR family NAD(P)-dependent oxidoreductase, giving the protein MSTTQKVAVITGASQGIGAELVKSYRERGYRVVATARSIKPVDDAGILAVAGDIADPATARRVIAEGVAKFGRIDTLVNNAGIFMAKPFTSYTAEDYAANIGVNLTGFFHITQLAIAEMEKNGGGHVVSITTTLTDHAISGVPSVLASLTKGGLNAATKSLAIEYAKRGIRVNAVSPGVIKSPMHAPETHDFLGALHPVGHMGEMRDIAQAVQFLESAPFVTGEILHVDGGQSAGH; this is encoded by the coding sequence ATGAGCACCACTCAAAAAGTCGCCGTCATCACCGGCGCATCACAAGGCATCGGCGCAGAACTGGTCAAGTCGTACCGCGAACGCGGCTACCGCGTGGTGGCAACGGCGCGCAGCATCAAGCCGGTGGATGACGCTGGCATCCTGGCCGTTGCCGGTGACATTGCCGACCCGGCAACGGCACGCCGCGTGATTGCCGAGGGTGTGGCGAAGTTCGGCCGCATCGATACGCTGGTCAACAACGCCGGCATCTTCATGGCCAAGCCCTTCACCAGCTATACGGCGGAAGACTACGCAGCCAACATTGGCGTGAACCTGACCGGTTTCTTCCACATCACGCAGCTCGCCATTGCCGAGATGGAGAAGAACGGCGGTGGCCACGTGGTCAGCATCACGACCACCCTGACGGACCATGCCATCAGCGGTGTACCGTCGGTGCTCGCCTCGCTCACCAAGGGCGGTTTGAACGCGGCGACGAAATCGCTGGCCATTGAATATGCGAAGCGCGGTATCCGCGTGAATGCGGTGTCGCCAGGCGTCATCAAGTCGCCAATGCACGCACCGGAAACGCACGACTTTCTTGGCGCGCTGCATCCGGTTGGCCACATGGGCGAGATGCGCGATATCGCGCAGGCTGTACAGTTTCTGGAGTCCGCCCCCTTTGTGACAGGCGAGATCCTGCACGTGGATGGCGGCCAGAGCGCAGGGCATTGA
- a CDS encoding spherulation-specific family 4 protein, producing MKKTVTGGRTPAFATRIVARLVARSARIFGSAVAFAACALAGASHARAEGLLVPAYIYPSGSGATQWNTLANTARSVPTTVILNPNSGPDTTQDPNYVAAVAKVHAAGGKVIGYVSTSYAKRALSAVVQDIHTYLALYQVDGFFIDEMTADSVTAHVQFYQSVYNYIKGLSPAYTVIGNPGTNVPEIYASLPVADHIVTFEDSAHHYTKYAPLAWQANYPASRFAHIVYAASATQMQTFMRGASAKDVGSVYFTSKTLPNPYGALPSYWSQEVSAAAAAK from the coding sequence ATGAAAAAGACAGTCACGGGGGGGCGCACGCCCGCATTCGCCACGCGTATCGTGGCGCGTTTGGTAGCACGTTCGGCGCGGATCTTCGGGTCAGCCGTTGCCTTTGCGGCATGCGCACTGGCAGGCGCATCGCACGCCAGGGCAGAGGGCCTGCTGGTACCGGCCTACATCTACCCATCCGGCAGCGGCGCAACGCAGTGGAACACGCTCGCCAACACGGCGCGGTCGGTACCGACCACCGTCATCCTCAATCCCAATAGCGGCCCGGACACCACGCAAGACCCGAATTACGTTGCCGCCGTAGCAAAGGTGCACGCCGCGGGCGGCAAGGTGATCGGCTACGTGTCGACTTCCTATGCAAAGCGGGCGTTGTCGGCCGTGGTGCAGGACATCCACACCTACCTGGCGCTGTACCAGGTTGACGGCTTCTTCATCGACGAGATGACTGCCGACAGCGTGACCGCACACGTGCAGTTCTACCAATCGGTCTACAACTACATCAAGGGCCTGTCACCCGCATACACGGTCATTGGCAACCCGGGCACCAACGTGCCGGAAATCTACGCCAGCCTGCCGGTGGCGGACCATATCGTCACGTTTGAAGACAGCGCGCACCACTACACCAAGTACGCGCCGCTGGCCTGGCAGGCCAACTACCCGGCCAGCCGCTTCGCGCATATCGTGTACGCCGCATCGGCCACGCAAATGCAGACCTTCATGCGCGGCGCGTCTGCCAAGGATGTAGGCAGCGTGTATTTCACGTCCAAGACGCTACCGAACCCGTATGGCGCACTACCAAGCTACTGGAGCCAGGAAGTCTCGGCTGCGGCCGCTGCAAAGTGA